The following proteins come from a genomic window of Musa acuminata AAA Group cultivar baxijiao chromosome BXJ1-7, Cavendish_Baxijiao_AAA, whole genome shotgun sequence:
- the LOC135680084 gene encoding clathrin coat assembly protein AP180-like: MARGEGESSDGQSSAATMSSVFRQAIGAIKDQTSISLAKFSAGSSDIEVAILKATSHDEVPIDERNLADVLLLSAASPSSAATCLQILSRRISRTSNWVVALKSLVIVFRLLCNGGSQFIHEALAAGASSRRLLDLSAFRDHSAASSPWDYSAFVRTFAVYLDARLESDLLGKLSNLGRRPFMPADVFANMRTPLIFGHIEHWQRLLDRAVGTRPTGPAKTNRLVQIALFLVVCETFSLYHDISNGLSMLLDNFFHLQPESRLQTLHACMKARKQFEELDSFYDLCKKIGVGRMSEYPCVQKISVSLLKALEDFLENAAPNSLGTSPITKPKNPLKLKQMLKDQQSDMTGGGSTSTGETISDGETAMSDHQDWQIQATSTSSSSSSSNGEICMVNRLHLLDDKPKTSNDSSVTTASVNPVQGPRPVMPSKSSLSWDNAGQPESFHNPFLHSDDDRGLVMKSPSPPTLLPPPKFCGNKANKELVCEEKDGAQPSTSAAQGTDASMRQQHMWMQQQSNSISNRLSC; this comes from the coding sequence ATGGCCAGGGGTGAAGGAGAGAGTTCCGACGGGCAATCGTCTGCTGCCACCATGTCGAGCGTTTTCCGACAGGCCATCGGCGCCATCAAGGACCAGACCAGCATCAGCCTCGCCAAGTTCTCCGCGGGCTCCTCCGACATCGAGGTCGCCATCCTCAAGGCCACCTCCCACGACGAGGTCCCCATCGACGAGCGCAACCTAGCCGACGTCCTCCTCCTATCGGCGGCCTCCCCGTCCTCAGCTGCCACCTGCTTGCAGATCCTCTCCCGCCGTATCTCGCGCACCAGTAACTGGGTAGTCGCCCTCAAGTCCCTCGTCATCGTGTTCCGCTTGCTCTGCAACGGCGGCTCCCAGTTCATCCACGAAGCCCTCGCGGCTGGCGCCAGCTCCCGCCGCCTTCTCGACCTCTCCGCCTTCCGCGACCACTCCGCCGCCTCCAGTCCCTGGGACTACTCCGCCTTCGTCCGCACCTTCGCGGTCTACCTCGATGCCCGCCTCGAGTCGGATCTCCTCGGCAAGCTCAGCAACCTCGGGCGCCGTCCCTTCATGCCCGCCGACGTCTTCGCCAACATGAGGACCCCGTTGATCTTCGGACACATCGAACACTGGCAAAGGCTTCTCGACCGCGCGGTGGGCACACGACCGACCGGCCCCGCCAAGACCAACCGCCTGGTCCAGATCGCGCTCTTCTTGGTCGTCTGTGAGACGTTCAGCCTCTACCACGACATTTCCAACGGGCTGTCGATGTTGCTCGACAATTTCTTCCATCTGCAGCCTGAATCACGTCTCCAGacgttgcatgcatgcatgaaggCACGTAAGCAATTCGAAGAGCTCGATTCCTTCTACGATCTCTGCAAAAAGATCGGGGTCGGGAGGATGTCCGAGTACCCGTGCGTCCAAAAAATCTCAGTATCCCTGCTGAAAGCATTGGAAGATTTCCTCGAGAACGCGGCCCCAAATTCGCTCGGGACGTCTCCGATCACCAAGCCAAAGAATCCTCTCAAGCTGAAGCAGATGTTGAAGGATCAGCAATCGGATATGACGGGAGGTGGCAGCACATCGACGGGGGAGACGATAAGCGACGGGGAAACAGCAATGTCCGACCACCAAGACTGGCAGATTCAAGCGACCtcaaccagcagcagcagcagcagcagcaatggaGAAATTTGCATGGTTAACCGTCTACACCTGCTGGATGATAAACCAAAGACATCAAACGACTCGTCTGTCACGACGGCCAGCGTTAATCCTGTCCAAGGACCACGGCCCGTGATGCCATCAAAGAGCTCGCTCAGCTGGGACAATGCAGGTCAACCTGAGAGCTTTCACAATCCATTTCTCCATAGTGATGACGATAGAGGCTTAGTGATGAAATCGCCATCACCACCAACCTTGCTTCCACCTCCaaagttttgcgggaacaaagcaAACAAAGAATTAGTATGTGAAGAGAAGGACGGTGCCCAGCCGTCAACTTCAGCGGCGCAGGGAACAGATGCTTCGATGAGGCAGCAACATATGTGGATGCAGCAGCAGAGCAATTCCATTTCCAACAGATTGTCATGTTAA
- the LOC135678152 gene encoding 12-oxophytodienoate reductase 7-like, producing the protein MTQRPSLFSPHQMGRFRLSHRVVLAPVTRCRATDGIPLPAHVEYYTQRATDGGFLITEGTVISPTGAGFPRCPGIYTREQIDAWKKVVDAVHAKGSIIFCQLWHVGRASNQIYQPGGTAAPISSTDKPVSGRWKILMPDGKYGSYARPRRLAISEIPVIVQHYRQAALNAIEAGFDGVEIHGAHGYLIDQFLKDGINDRTDAYGGSLQNRCRFLVEVTRAVTSAVGPERVAVRISPAIDHLDAYDSDPLRLGLTVIEQLNALQRESGERLAYLHVTQPRYVAYGQTESGLQGSAEEENQMMRALREAYNGSFMCSGGFTRKLAVAAVEQGDADLVSLGRLFISNPDLVERFKLGAPLNRYVRATFYTADPVVGYTDYPFLGQQQQQQRSKL; encoded by the exons ATGACTCAACGACCGTCGCTCTTCTCACCTCACCAGATGGGCCGATTCCGTCTCTCCCACAG AGTGGTGTTGGCTCCGGTAACTAGGTGCCGGGCGACCGATGGGATCCCGCTGCCCGCCCACGTCGAGTATTACACGCAGAGGGCCACCGACGGAGGTTTCCTCATCACGGAGGGCACCGTAATTTCCCCCACCGGCGCAGG GTTCCCACGTTGCCCTGGAATATATACAAGGGAGCAGATAGATGCATGGAAGAAAGTTGTCGATGCTGTTCATGCCAAGGGAAGCATCATCTTTTGCCAGTTGTGGCATGTTGGTCGAGCATCCAATCAAA TATACCAACCAGGAGGTACTGCAGCTCCTATATCCTCCACTGATAAGCCAGTATCAGGGAGGTGGAAGATACTGATGCCTGATGGGAAATACGGTAGCTATGCCAGGCCCCGGAGGCTTGCCATTTCAGAGATACCAGTAATAGTGCAACACTATCGGCAAGCAGCCCTGAATGCAATTGAAGCAG GGTTCGATGGCGTCGAGATCCACGGGGCGCACGGTTACCTGATCGACCAGTTCCTCAAAGACGGCATCAACGACCGGACCGACGCCTACGGCGGCTCGCTCCAGAACCGGTGCCGGTTCCTTGTGGAAGTGACCCGGGCGGTGACCTCCGCCGTAGGGCCAGAACGGGTGGCCGTCCGCATCTCGCCCGCCATCGACCACCTCGACGCGTACGACTCGGACCCGCTCCGGCTGGGGCTGACCGTGATCGAGCAGCTCAACGCGCTTCAGCGGGAGTCCGGGGAGCGGCTCGCGTACCTGCACGTGACCCAGCCGCGGTACGTCGCGTACGGGCAGACGGAGTCAGGGCTGCAAGGTAGTGCGGaggaggagaaccagatgatgcgGGCGTTGCGGGAGGCGTACAACGGGAGCTTCATGTGCAGCGGGGGATTCACGCGGAAGCTGGCGGTGGCGGCGGTGGAGCAAGGCGACGCCGATCTGGTGTCCTTGGGCAGGCTCTTCATATCCAACCCGGACCTGGTGGAGCGGTTCAAGCTGGGCGCTCCCCTCAACAGGTACGTGAGGGCCACCTTCTACACTGCGGACCCCGTCGTGGGCTACACCGACTACCCCTTCCTCggtcagcagcagcaacagcagcggtCGAAGCTGTGA